Sequence from the Herbaspirillum sp. meg3 genome:
CAATCCGATCATTCCATTCATTGAAGGTGACGGCACCGGCCGCGATGTGACGCCTGTCATGCTTAAAGTCGTCAATGCTGCGGTCGAAAAAGCGTATGGCGACAAACGCAAGATCAGCTGGATGGAAATCTATGCCGGCGAAAAATCGACCAAGCTCTACGGTGATGACGTCTGGCTGCCGGAGGAAACCGTCGCGGCAGTCAAAGAGTACATCGTCTCGATCAAAGGTCCGTTGACCACGCCGGTTGGCGGCGGTATCCGTTCGCTTAACGTGTCGCTGCGCCAGCAACTGGATCTGTATGTCTGTTTGCGTCCGGTACGCTACTTCAAAGGCGTGCCGTCGCCGCTGCGCGAACCTGAAAAGACAAACATGGTCATCTTCCGCGAAAACTCGGAAGACATTTACGCCGGTATCGAATGGCAAGCCGGTACTGAAGGCGCGAAGAAGCTGATCGATTTCCTGGTCAAGGAAATGGGCGTCAAGAAGTTGCGCTTCCCCGAAACCTCCAGCCTCGGTATCAAGCCGGTATCGCAAGAGGGCACCGAGCGTCTGGTGCGTAAGGCGATTCAGTACGCGATCGATCACGACAAGCCTTCGGTTACCCTGGTCCACAAGGGCAACATCATGAAGTTCACCGAAGGCAGCTTCCGCGACTGGGGCTATGCCCTGGCGCAGAAGGAGTTTGGCGGTGTGATCATTGATGACGGCCCGTGGGTGCGAGTGAAGAATCCCAAGACCGGCCGCGACATCATCGTCAAGGATTCAATCGCTGACGCTTTCATGCAGCAAATCTTGCTGCGTCCGGCGGAGTACAGCGTCATTGCAACGCTTAACCTGAACGGGGATTACATCTCCGACGCGTTGGCCGCACAAGTTGGTGGTATCGGTATTGCTCCTGGCGCCAACATGTCGGACTCCGTAGCGATGTTCGAGGCTACGCATGGCACATCGCCACGCTATGCGGGCAAGGACTACGTCAATCCTGGTTCGCTGATCCTCTCGGCGGAGATGATGTTGCGCCACATGGGTTGGACTGAAGCAGCCGCGATCATTGTCGACGCAATGCAAGCGACGATTTCGTCGAAGAAGGTGACTTATGACTTTGCGCGCCTGATGGAAGGGGCGACGCAAGTATCGT
This genomic interval carries:
- the icd gene encoding NADP-dependent isocitrate dehydrogenase, encoding MYQHINVPSEGKKITVNADFSLNVPDNPIIPFIEGDGTGRDVTPVMLKVVNAAVEKAYGDKRKISWMEIYAGEKSTKLYGDDVWLPEETVAAVKEYIVSIKGPLTTPVGGGIRSLNVSLRQQLDLYVCLRPVRYFKGVPSPLREPEKTNMVIFRENSEDIYAGIEWQAGTEGAKKLIDFLVKEMGVKKLRFPETSSLGIKPVSQEGTERLVRKAIQYAIDHDKPSVTLVHKGNIMKFTEGSFRDWGYALAQKEFGGVIIDDGPWVRVKNPKTGRDIIVKDSIADAFMQQILLRPAEYSVIATLNLNGDYISDALAAQVGGIGIAPGANMSDSVAMFEATHGTSPRYAGKDYVNPGSLILSAEMMLRHMGWTEAAAIIVDAMQATISSKKVTYDFARLMEGATQVSCSGFGDAVIENM